From [Clostridium] symbiosum, a single genomic window includes:
- the rpe gene encoding ribulose-phosphate 3-epimerase: MIILAPSILGADFKRLGEQVQEVDRAGAPYIHLDIMDGAFVPSISFGMPVIESLRSCTDKVFDVHMMVEEPGRYVDAMKKAGADLICVHQEACIHLDRTINQIKEAGLMAGVALNPATPVSTLSCILDQVDMVLIMSVNPGFGGQKFIPYTLDKIRELRNLCNEKGLSTRIQVDGGISPSNVREVIKAGADVIVAGSAVFRGDAKKNVQTFLDIFSEYDK, translated from the coding sequence ATGATTATTTTAGCACCCTCCATATTGGGAGCCGATTTTAAACGCCTTGGAGAACAGGTACAGGAGGTAGACAGGGCGGGAGCGCCGTACATTCATCTGGATATTATGGACGGGGCCTTTGTCCCCAGCATTTCATTCGGAATGCCGGTGATCGAGAGCCTGAGAAGCTGTACGGACAAGGTATTTGACGTACACATGATGGTGGAAGAGCCGGGAAGATACGTGGATGCGATGAAAAAGGCCGGCGCAGATTTGATCTGTGTGCATCAGGAGGCATGTATCCACCTGGATCGGACCATTAACCAGATTAAAGAGGCCGGGCTGATGGCCGGCGTGGCTCTGAATCCTGCGACGCCTGTATCCACGTTGTCCTGCATCCTCGATCAAGTGGACATGGTTCTCATCATGTCGGTCAATCCGGGATTTGGAGGCCAGAAGTTCATTCCCTACACCCTGGATAAGATTCGGGAACTGCGGAATCTCTGCAATGAAAAAGGGCTTTCCACGCGTATTCAGGTGGACGGCGGCATCTCTCCATCCAATGTGAGAGAGGTGATCAAGGCGGGCGCGGATGTGATTGTGGCCGGTTCGGCGGTGTTCAGGGGGGATGCAAAAAAGAATGTGCAGACATTCCTGGATATTTTTAGTGAATATGACAAATAA
- the rsmB gene encoding 16S rRNA (cytosine(967)-C(5))-methyltransferase RsmB, producing MTVKEPALREIILDILLEVLEKGKYSHVILSQALTKYQYLEKQDRSFIKRVVDGTVEYLIQIDYIINSYSKVKVNKMKPVIRTILRMSVYQICHMDRVPDSAACNEAVKLAEKRGFSGLKGFVNGVLRSISRGKAELKFPNDSVRYSVPEWLLAMWKKSYGEETLKVMLESLLTERPLTARCCLNKAGKQQIIESLTAQGVTAEDSRYASDVICLGGVDYLESLDAFRQGLLQIQDLSSSLAGDAAGIKEGDYVIDVCGAPGGKGLHAADILNGTGMVEIRDISDAKAAMIEENIARSGLGNVRAAVFDALTFDKASEEAADVVIADLPCSGLGIIGRKPDIKYNMTPGKLHELACLQREILSVVYRYVKPGGTLVYSTCTVNREENEENMRWFMEQFPFEPVNIKGRLGEELAEPTMESGYIQFLPGVHPCDGFFIAVMRRKQ from the coding sequence ATGACCGTTAAAGAACCGGCTCTCAGGGAGATTATCCTGGATATACTGCTGGAAGTGCTGGAAAAGGGGAAATACAGCCATGTGATTCTTTCACAGGCACTCACGAAGTACCAGTATCTGGAGAAGCAGGACCGTTCCTTCATTAAAAGGGTTGTGGACGGTACGGTGGAGTACCTGATTCAGATTGATTATATTATAAATTCATATTCTAAAGTAAAGGTAAATAAAATGAAACCGGTGATCCGCACGATCCTCAGGATGTCTGTATACCAGATCTGCCATATGGACCGTGTGCCGGATTCGGCCGCCTGCAATGAGGCGGTAAAGCTGGCTGAGAAGCGCGGCTTTTCAGGCTTAAAGGGCTTTGTAAACGGAGTGCTCCGAAGCATATCCAGAGGGAAAGCGGAGCTGAAATTCCCGAATGACTCCGTCCGGTATTCCGTTCCGGAATGGCTGCTTGCCATGTGGAAAAAGTCGTACGGTGAGGAAACACTGAAGGTGATGCTTGAAAGTCTTCTCACGGAGCGTCCCCTGACGGCCAGATGCTGTCTTAATAAGGCCGGTAAACAGCAGATTATCGAGTCCTTGACGGCGCAGGGAGTCACGGCGGAGGACAGCCGGTATGCTTCCGATGTCATCTGCCTTGGCGGTGTGGACTATCTGGAGAGCCTGGATGCGTTCAGGCAGGGACTGCTTCAGATCCAGGATTTGAGCTCCTCCCTGGCGGGGGATGCCGCCGGGATTAAGGAAGGCGATTACGTGATCGACGTGTGCGGTGCGCCGGGCGGAAAAGGCCTCCACGCCGCCGATATCCTGAACGGCACCGGCATGGTGGAAATCCGGGATATCAGCGATGCGAAAGCAGCCATGATAGAGGAGAATATCGCAAGAAGCGGCCTTGGCAATGTGAGGGCCGCCGTCTTTGACGCACTCACGTTTGACAAAGCGTCCGAGGAGGCCGCCGATGTCGTAATAGCCGATCTTCCGTGTTCCGGCCTTGGAATCATAGGCAGGAAACCCGACATCAAATACAATATGACTCCCGGGAAGCTGCATGAGCTGGCCTGCCTTCAGAGGGAGATTCTTTCCGTCGTTTACCGGTATGTAAAACCGGGAGGTACGCTGGTCTACAGCACATGTACGGTCAACAGAGAAGAGAATGAAGAGAATATGCGCTGGTTTATGGAACAGTTTCCCTTTGAACCGGTGAATATAAAAGGACGTCTGGGAGAAGAACTTGCGGAACCGACCATGGAGTCCGGGTATATCCAGTTTCTGCCCGGAGTGCACCCCTGTGACGGTTTCTTTATCGCAGTCATGAGGAGAAAACAGTAG
- a CDS encoding Stp1/IreP family PP2C-type Ser/Thr phosphatase, which produces MKAYALTDVGRVRQLNQDYQFASTESVGPLSNLFIVADGMGGHKAGDYASRYLVEHLVSYIKECDDGSAVSAINNGIAKINRELYEQALTNTELAGMGTTIVAATIEDSTLYVANVGDSRLYLIEREGISQITRDHSFVEEMVSMGQMDRGSSEYKEKKNIITRAVGIGRKVDVDFFEVPLKPGDYILLCSDGLTNMVDNSAIFRLVLLPGSLQMKARALVALANQNGGRDNIAVILADPQISEVNPL; this is translated from the coding sequence ATGAAAGCATACGCCTTGACAGATGTCGGCCGTGTCCGGCAGCTCAACCAGGATTACCAGTTTGCCAGCACAGAATCTGTGGGGCCTCTTTCAAACCTGTTTATCGTAGCAGATGGTATGGGAGGCCATAAAGCGGGGGACTATGCATCCCGCTATCTGGTGGAACACCTTGTATCTTACATAAAGGAATGTGACGATGGGAGCGCGGTATCTGCCATTAACAACGGAATCGCAAAAATAAACCGGGAACTGTATGAACAGGCTCTCACAAATACGGAACTGGCCGGAATGGGGACTACGATTGTCGCGGCGACAATCGAAGATTCCACCCTCTACGTAGCCAACGTCGGTGACAGCAGGCTTTATCTCATCGAGCGGGAGGGCATCAGCCAGATTACCAGGGATCATTCCTTTGTGGAGGAGATGGTCTCCATGGGACAGATGGACAGAGGCAGCAGTGAATATAAGGAAAAAAAGAATATTATCACCAGGGCCGTGGGTATCGGCAGGAAAGTCGATGTGGACTTTTTCGAAGTTCCATTAAAGCCGGGCGATTATATTCTGCTGTGTTCGGACGGACTGACAAACATGGTTGACAATTCAGCCATATTCCGTCTGGTGCTTTTGCCGGGTTCACTTCAGATGAAAGCCAGGGCTCTCGTTGCGCTGGCGAATCAGAACGGGGGCAGGGATAACATAGCCGTCATCCTTGCGGATCCCCAGATAAGCGAGGTGAATCCATTATGA
- a CDS encoding ECF transporter S component: MTTRNSQAYKIAMTGLLAALSYVVFTFGQIKISLPGGDATSIHLGNAVCVLGALLMGGFYGGLGGAIGMTIGDLLDPVYVIYAPKTFICKLCIGLITGFIAHRLGKIDHSSDKKHIFNYTVIAASAGLIFNVIADPLIGYYYKLWIIGKPAAELSLAWNVASTSINAVTSAIVSVAVYMALRPALRKAGLFSGLSA, encoded by the coding sequence ATGACAACAAGAAACAGTCAGGCATACAAAATCGCAATGACCGGGCTTTTGGCCGCCCTCTCATATGTAGTATTTACTTTCGGCCAGATCAAGATATCACTGCCGGGCGGTGACGCGACATCCATCCATCTTGGAAACGCGGTCTGTGTACTCGGGGCGCTTCTGATGGGAGGCTTTTACGGAGGCCTGGGAGGAGCCATCGGCATGACCATCGGAGATCTACTGGATCCCGTCTACGTCATCTATGCGCCGAAGACATTTATCTGCAAGCTCTGCATTGGCCTGATTACGGGATTCATTGCACATAGGCTTGGGAAAATCGATCACAGCAGTGATAAAAAACATATTTTTAATTATACGGTAATAGCAGCATCGGCAGGACTTATCTTCAATGTGATAGCCGATCCGCTGATAGGGTATTATTATAAACTGTGGATTATCGGAAAACCGGCGGCGGAGCTGAGCCTGGCCTGGAATGTGGCTTCCACATCCATCAACGCCGTAACCTCGGCCATTGTATCGGTGGCTGTGTATATGGCGCTTCGTCCGGCACTCAGGAAAGCCGGTCTCTTTTCCGGATTGTCTGCGTAA
- the rlmN gene encoding 23S rRNA (adenine(2503)-C(2))-methyltransferase RlmN, with product MEKTDIKSLTLPELKDLLREMGEKPFRAGQLYQWMHEKLAASFDEMTNLSKELREKLRENCTYTTLKTVCVKISKIDDTRKYLFELNDGNVIESVLMRYKHGNSVCISSQVGCRMGCRFCASTLDGLERNLTPSEMLEQIYRIQRDTGERVSNVVVMGSGEPMDNYDNLIRFICLLSGEGGLNISQRNITVSTCGIVPGIRKLAEENLQITLALSLHAPNDEVRRELMPIARRYSLDEVMDACRYYFEKTGRRLTFEYSLVQGVNDNLEEARALVRLIKDQHGHVNLIPVNPIKERDYVRSGRQAIEAFKNLLEKSGINVTVRREMGKDIDGACGQLRKSFIDDERKEGE from the coding sequence ATGGAAAAAACAGATATTAAGTCGCTGACGCTTCCGGAGCTTAAGGATTTACTGCGGGAGATGGGAGAAAAACCATTCCGCGCAGGCCAGCTCTACCAGTGGATGCATGAAAAACTGGCGGCTTCTTTTGATGAGATGACCAACCTTTCAAAGGAGCTGCGCGAAAAACTGAGGGAAAACTGCACCTATACCACCCTGAAGACGGTGTGCGTGAAGATTTCGAAAATAGACGATACGAGAAAATACCTGTTCGAGCTGAATGACGGCAATGTAATTGAGAGCGTCCTGATGAGATATAAACACGGAAACTCTGTCTGCATCTCTTCCCAGGTCGGCTGCCGGATGGGCTGCCGTTTCTGCGCCTCCACCCTGGACGGATTGGAACGGAACTTAACCCCCTCCGAAATGCTGGAACAGATCTACCGCATCCAGCGGGATACGGGGGAGCGTGTTTCCAATGTCGTCGTGATGGGTTCGGGCGAACCGATGGACAATTACGATAACCTGATCCGCTTTATCTGCCTGCTTTCCGGAGAAGGCGGACTCAATATCAGCCAGAGAAATATTACCGTTTCCACCTGCGGCATCGTGCCGGGCATCCGGAAACTGGCGGAGGAAAACCTGCAGATCACGCTGGCCCTTTCCCTGCACGCCCCGAATGATGAGGTGAGGAGGGAACTCATGCCGATTGCCAGACGCTACAGCCTGGACGAGGTGATGGATGCCTGCCGCTATTATTTTGAGAAGACGGGGCGCAGGCTTACTTTTGAATACAGTCTGGTTCAGGGAGTAAATGACAACCTGGAGGAAGCCAGGGCTCTGGTGCGTCTGATTAAAGATCAGCATGGCCATGTCAACCTGATACCGGTTAATCCGATAAAAGAGAGAGATTACGTTCGTTCCGGCCGTCAGGCCATCGAAGCATTTAAGAACCTGCTGGAAAAAAGCGGCATCAATGTTACGGTCAGAAGAGAGATGGGGAAGGACATTGACGGCGCCTGTGGACAGCTTAGAAAAAGTTTTATAGACGACGAAAGGAAAGAGGGAGAATGA
- a CDS encoding pyridoxamine kinase encodes MEDLNTTNVTEKKVTSLQPKKIAAINDMAGYGRCALTAAIPVISALKVQCCPLVTAVLSNHAGYPSCFFDDYTDRMEAYIEEWKKLGFSFDGIMTGFLGSARQVEIVTEFIRYFKKENTLLLVDPTMGDNGMAYSVCDQQLFDGMKELIQYADIITPNLTEACILTDTQYQEKGWSKRKLADLTYKLILMGAGAVVLTGVVKGSLILNVIHERGKEPVFQTAHYVEGSHHGSGDIFSAVIGASIVKGIGLEEAVRRAAAFTRKCVERTEELGVPEVEGLCLEECLSYLMKIS; translated from the coding sequence ATGGAAGATTTGAATACGACAAATGTTACGGAAAAAAAGGTAACATCTTTACAACCAAAAAAAATCGCTGCGATTAACGATATGGCAGGATATGGCCGCTGTGCACTGACAGCGGCTATTCCTGTAATCAGCGCACTGAAAGTACAGTGCTGCCCGCTCGTCACAGCCGTGCTTTCCAACCATGCAGGATATCCCTCCTGCTTTTTTGATGATTACACGGACCGGATGGAGGCTTATATCGAGGAATGGAAGAAGCTTGGCTTTTCCTTTGACGGGATCATGACCGGATTCCTGGGTTCTGCAAGGCAGGTGGAAATCGTAACGGAGTTTATCCGGTATTTCAAAAAAGAGAATACGCTGCTCCTGGTGGATCCCACGATGGGAGACAACGGAATGGCCTACAGCGTCTGCGATCAGCAGCTTTTCGACGGGATGAAAGAACTGATACAGTACGCGGACATCATCACTCCGAACCTGACGGAGGCGTGCATCCTGACGGATACCCAGTATCAGGAAAAGGGATGGAGCAAGAGAAAACTCGCCGATCTGACCTACAAACTGATCCTGATGGGGGCGGGAGCCGTGGTGCTCACCGGAGTCGTCAAAGGCAGCCTCATTCTCAATGTGATTCATGAGAGAGGAAAAGAACCGGTCTTTCAGACCGCCCACTATGTAGAGGGAAGCCACCACGGATCGGGCGATATATTCTCCGCTGTGATTGGAGCCAGCATCGTAAAAGGAATCGGCCTGGAGGAAGCGGTCAGGAGAGCGGCCGCATTCACCAGAAAATGCGTCGAGCGCACCGAAGAACTGGGCGTGCCGGAAGTGGAAGGGCTTTGCCTGGAGGAATGTTTGTCCTATTTAATGAAAATCAGCTGA
- the serS gene encoding serine--tRNA ligase yields MLDLKFVRENPEIVKQNIKNKFQDSKLCLVDEVIELDAKNRAAKKEADDLRANKNKIAKQIGALMGQGKKDEAEEMKKQVAEQSARLAELEEQEKELGEQILKKMMTIPNIIDPSVPIGKDDSENVEVQKYGEPVVPDFEIPYHTEIMERFNGIDLDSARKVAGNGFYYLMGDIARLHSAVISYARDFMINRGFTYCVPPFMIRSNVVTGVMSFAEMDAMMYKIEGEDLYLIGTSEHSMIGKFIDTVIQEEELPKTLTSYSPCFRKEKGAHGIEERGVYRIHQFEKQEMIVVCKPEDSKMWFDKLWQNTVDLFRSLDVPVRTLECCSGDLADLKVKSVDVEAWSPRQKKYFEVGSCSNLGDAQARRLKIRVNGQDGKYFAHTLNNTVVAPPRMLIAFLENNLQADGSVRIPEPLRPYMGGMTEIR; encoded by the coding sequence ATGTTAGATTTAAAGTTTGTCAGAGAAAATCCTGAAATCGTAAAGCAGAATATTAAAAATAAATTTCAGGACAGCAAGCTGTGCCTTGTGGATGAAGTGATTGAACTGGATGCGAAGAACAGGGCAGCCAAGAAAGAAGCGGATGACCTTCGCGCCAATAAAAATAAGATTGCCAAACAGATCGGCGCCCTGATGGGACAGGGGAAAAAGGATGAGGCCGAGGAGATGAAGAAACAGGTTGCCGAGCAGTCTGCGCGTCTGGCCGAACTGGAGGAACAGGAGAAAGAACTGGGGGAGCAGATCTTAAAGAAGATGATGACCATCCCGAACATCATTGATCCAAGCGTTCCGATTGGAAAAGACGACAGTGAAAATGTGGAAGTACAGAAATACGGCGAGCCGGTGGTTCCCGATTTCGAGATTCCTTATCATACGGAGATTATGGAGCGTTTTAATGGAATTGATCTGGACAGCGCCAGGAAAGTGGCAGGAAACGGTTTTTATTACCTGATGGGTGATATCGCCAGACTTCACTCCGCAGTAATTTCCTATGCAAGAGATTTCATGATCAACCGCGGTTTTACCTACTGTGTTCCGCCGTTCATGATCCGCAGCAACGTTGTTACCGGCGTTATGAGCTTTGCCGAGATGGATGCCATGATGTATAAGATCGAGGGAGAGGATCTCTACCTCATCGGGACAAGCGAGCACTCCATGATTGGTAAATTTATCGATACGGTTATACAGGAGGAAGAGCTTCCTAAGACCCTTACCAGCTACTCCCCATGTTTCCGTAAGGAAAAGGGAGCCCATGGTATTGAGGAGAGAGGCGTATACAGAATCCATCAGTTTGAGAAGCAGGAGATGATTGTTGTCTGCAAACCGGAAGACAGCAAGATGTGGTTCGACAAGCTGTGGCAGAATACCGTTGATTTATTCCGTTCCCTGGATGTTCCGGTAAGAACGCTGGAATGCTGTTCCGGAGACCTGGCCGATCTGAAAGTGAAATCGGTCGATGTGGAGGCATGGTCCCCGAGACAGAAGAAGTATTTTGAGGTCGGAAGCTGTTCCAACCTTGGAGACGCCCAGGCGAGAAGACTTAAAATCCGCGTAAACGGCCAGGACGGAAAATATTTTGCCCACACATTAAACAACACGGTGGTAGCTCCTCCGCGTATGCTGATTGCATTCCTGGAGAACAACCTTCAGGCGGACGGTTCCGTCAGAATTCCTGAGCCTCTGCGTCCATATATGGGTGGAATGACGGAGATCCGCTAA
- the rsgA gene encoding ribosome small subunit-dependent GTPase A, with amino-acid sequence MEGKIIKGIAGFYYVHDGYSEIYECKAKGIFRNRNIKPLVGDDVEFTVLDEKEKTGNIDAILPRKNRLIRPAVSNVDQAVVVFAVTEPMPNLNLLDRFLVMMERQEIPVIICFNKIDLSGEAEIERLKAIYGPPGYPLHFISTYEESGLEELHRLIAGKTTVLAGPSGVGKSSITNYLQPEARMETGVVSEKIKRGKHTTRHSELFFVEEGTYMMDTPGFSSMYIEDLEPNELKDYFPEFSAYEDECRFLGCIHVGEKVCGVKTAVAEGKIDRSRYDNYLLLYQELKDKRRY; translated from the coding sequence ATGGAAGGTAAGATTATCAAAGGCATTGCCGGTTTTTACTACGTCCACGACGGATACAGTGAAATATACGAATGCAAGGCAAAAGGAATTTTCAGAAACAGAAATATAAAACCGCTGGTGGGGGACGACGTAGAATTCACGGTTCTCGATGAAAAGGAAAAAACCGGGAATATTGACGCCATCCTGCCGCGGAAAAACAGGCTGATCCGCCCGGCCGTCTCGAATGTGGACCAGGCCGTGGTGGTTTTTGCCGTGACGGAACCGATGCCGAACCTGAACCTGTTAGATCGGTTCCTTGTCATGATGGAACGCCAGGAGATACCGGTAATCATCTGTTTTAACAAGATTGATCTGTCCGGGGAGGCGGAGATTGAGAGGCTGAAGGCCATCTACGGCCCGCCCGGCTATCCGCTCCACTTCATCAGCACCTACGAAGAATCGGGGCTTGAGGAGCTCCACCGGCTGATTGCCGGGAAAACGACCGTTCTGGCAGGACCCTCCGGTGTGGGGAAGTCGTCCATCACCAATTATCTGCAGCCGGAAGCCAGGATGGAGACGGGCGTTGTAAGCGAAAAGATAAAAAGAGGAAAGCATACGACAAGACATTCGGAACTTTTCTTTGTTGAAGAAGGAACCTATATGATGGACACTCCGGGATTCAGCTCCATGTATATTGAAGACTTGGAACCGAATGAACTGAAAGACTATTTTCCGGAATTTTCCGCCTATGAGGATGAATGCCGTTTTCTTGGATGTATCCATGTGGGCGAGAAGGTGTGCGGAGTGAAGACGGCTGTGGCGGAAGGAAAGATAGACCGGAGCCGTTACGACAATTACCTTCTTCTTTACCAGGAATTAAAAGATAAGAGGAGATACTGA
- the pknB gene encoding Stk1 family PASTA domain-containing Ser/Thr kinase: MMLQPGSYLQDRYEILAMIGVGGMSEVYQAKCHKLNRLVAIKLLKEEFSQDSNFVSKFKMEAQAAAGLSHPNIVSVYDVVDEGDLHYIVMELIEGITLKSYILKKNHLGVKETIGIAIQVAQGIAAAHDQHIVHRDIKPQNMIISRDGKVKVADFGIARAVSSQTIGSNAVGSVHYISPEQAKGGYSDARSDLYSLGITMYEMVTGQVPFDGDNTVTIALAHLEEPVPPPSRLNRDVTPSLERIILKCTAKKPERRYQDAYELIADLRHALVDPEDEYLKPEPQLDESSPTVIRDQGEVEYVRDTQRRNTSTNHGEGWDDGIDVPVIRREPRTPAAPPARKKKKDPSDDVNPQIEKIMTTIGIIAAVIIVAVVLVIFARLGGIFNLGSGKNPDKSTESSVQTEETLNSTECKVPQLLGLSAEQAETALKDAFLKIRYEYDDSEDEKEGLVINQSVLAGTIVSKQSEIVVTVGLGSGRVDLTKMGLTEMTGEEAKQALEAQKLLVELQDEPSETIEKGKVLRFEPEKAEPGSTVKLFVSSGPAIPLVPMIEITGMSEEDAKTALEAIGLTLGERKEEKSEDVAKGMIISQDILAPTDTPQGTAVGYTVSTGKGKQYVAVINDDFPLKDLFGPSSGDMQIQVRIVAIQEVDGRQVVNELMPPRTMGGNITIPVHYRIPGEPGVLTGELQIQDLSNDKVLKSYPLEFLEVDE, translated from the coding sequence ATGATGCTGCAGCCGGGAAGTTATTTACAGGACAGATATGAGATACTCGCCATGATTGGCGTGGGCGGTATGTCGGAAGTTTATCAGGCCAAGTGCCATAAACTGAACCGCCTTGTTGCTATAAAGTTACTGAAGGAGGAATTCAGCCAGGATTCTAATTTTGTCAGTAAGTTCAAGATGGAGGCCCAGGCAGCCGCCGGTCTTTCCCACCCCAACATTGTAAGCGTCTATGACGTTGTGGATGAGGGTGATCTCCATTATATTGTGATGGAGCTGATAGAGGGAATTACGCTTAAGAGTTATATTCTTAAAAAGAACCATCTGGGGGTCAAGGAGACGATCGGCATCGCGATCCAGGTGGCCCAGGGTATTGCGGCCGCCCACGACCAGCATATTGTCCACCGTGACATTAAGCCGCAGAATATGATTATTTCGCGCGACGGCAAGGTCAAGGTTGCCGATTTCGGAATTGCAAGGGCCGTGTCTTCCCAGACCATCGGTTCCAATGCCGTGGGCTCCGTGCACTATATTTCGCCCGAGCAGGCCAAGGGCGGCTACAGTGACGCCAGAAGCGATCTCTATTCGCTGGGAATCACGATGTACGAGATGGTGACGGGACAGGTGCCGTTTGACGGGGACAATACGGTGACGATTGCGCTGGCCCATTTAGAGGAGCCGGTGCCGCCCCCAAGCCGTTTAAACCGCGATGTCACCCCAAGCCTGGAGCGCATTATTTTAAAATGTACGGCTAAGAAGCCGGAGCGGCGTTATCAGGATGCGTATGAACTGATTGCCGATCTGCGCCACGCACTGGTGGATCCGGAGGATGAATACCTGAAACCGGAACCGCAGCTGGACGAATCATCTCCGACGGTGATCCGTGATCAGGGAGAAGTGGAATATGTACGTGATACACAGCGCCGCAATACTTCGACAAACCATGGGGAAGGATGGGATGATGGAATCGATGTTCCCGTCATAAGAAGGGAACCCAGAACTCCGGCAGCCCCTCCGGCCAGGAAAAAGAAAAAAGATCCTTCGGACGATGTAAACCCTCAGATCGAAAAAATAATGACCACGATCGGAATTATTGCCGCAGTCATTATCGTGGCCGTGGTTCTCGTCATCTTTGCAAGACTGGGAGGAATTTTTAACCTGGGTTCCGGGAAGAATCCGGATAAGAGCACGGAATCATCGGTTCAGACGGAAGAAACGCTCAACAGTACGGAATGTAAGGTGCCGCAGCTTCTCGGATTGAGTGCGGAACAGGCGGAGACGGCGTTGAAGGACGCATTCCTGAAAATAAGATACGAATACGACGACTCGGAAGATGAGAAAGAGGGTCTTGTTATCAACCAGAGCGTCCTGGCGGGAACCATTGTCTCAAAACAGTCTGAGATCGTTGTTACGGTCGGACTCGGAAGCGGCAGGGTGGACCTGACGAAGATGGGACTGACGGAAATGACCGGGGAAGAGGCCAAACAGGCGCTGGAAGCCCAGAAGTTACTTGTGGAACTGCAGGATGAACCGAGTGAAACGATCGAAAAGGGCAAGGTGCTGCGTTTCGAACCTGAAAAAGCGGAGCCGGGTTCGACGGTGAAGCTCTTTGTAAGTTCCGGTCCGGCCATCCCTCTTGTTCCGATGATTGAAATCACGGGAATGTCGGAAGAGGATGCCAAAACAGCCCTCGAGGCAATTGGCCTGACACTTGGAGAACGAAAGGAAGAAAAGAGTGAGGATGTGGCCAAAGGCATGATTATCAGCCAGGATATTCTGGCCCCGACCGATACTCCACAGGGAACGGCCGTTGGTTACACGGTCAGCACGGGCAAGGGAAAACAGTATGTGGCCGTGATTAACGATGATTTTCCGCTGAAGGATCTGTTCGGTCCCAGTTCAGGCGATATGCAGATTCAGGTCCGGATTGTAGCGATACAGGAAGTGGACGGAAGGCAGGTTGTAAATGAACTTATGCCTCCGAGGACAATGGGCGGCAATATCACGATTCCCGTCCATTACAGGATTCCGGGTGAGCCGGGGGTTCTTACCGGAGAGCTTCAGATCCAGGACCTGAGCAACGACAAAGTACTGAAGTCCTATCCTCTGGAATTTCTGGAAGTGGATGAATAA
- a CDS encoding thiamine diphosphokinase — translation MKKCLVVTGGSIDISFVKDFLQNRNYDWVIAVDAGLEILNSLHIVPDEVVGDLDTVEQSVLKEYRDNPSVTFEIHKPEKDETDTELALLTAARCGCDRVDLLGALGGRMDHEISNIQLIYQFFKQGMEVCIYDAQNKLYLLDGGKVFRRSELYGKYISFMPLTEVVSGLTLKGFKYPLNRRRIELGSCLCISNELNGEEGIMEVESGVLICVEAHD, via the coding sequence ATGAAAAAGTGTTTGGTTGTGACAGGCGGTTCAATTGATATTTCATTTGTTAAGGATTTTCTGCAGAACCGGAACTATGACTGGGTGATTGCGGTGGACGCCGGTCTGGAGATACTGAATTCCCTGCATATCGTGCCGGATGAGGTCGTGGGGGATCTGGATACGGTGGAGCAGTCGGTGCTCAAAGAATATAGGGACAACCCCTCCGTGACATTTGAGATCCATAAGCCGGAGAAGGATGAGACGGATACGGAACTGGCTCTTCTGACGGCCGCCCGCTGCGGCTGCGACAGGGTGGATTTGCTGGGCGCCCTCGGCGGAAGGATGGATCATGAGATCAGCAACATCCAGCTCATTTACCAGTTCTTTAAGCAGGGAATGGAAGTATGTATTTACGATGCCCAGAACAAGCTGTACCTGCTGGATGGCGGAAAAGTGTTCAGACGGTCGGAGCTTTACGGAAAATACATCTCTTTCATGCCGCTCACCGAAGTTGTGTCGGGGCTGACGTTAAAAGGATTTAAATATCCGTTAAACAGGCGCCGCATTGAATTGGGTTCCTGTCTCTGCATCAGCAATGAGCTGAACGGGGAAGAGGGAATCATGGAGGTCGAATCGGGCGTCCTGATTTGTGTGGAAGCGCACGACTGA